The Brachyhypopomus gauderio isolate BG-103 chromosome 2, BGAUD_0.2, whole genome shotgun sequence genome contains a region encoding:
- the rasgrp4 gene encoding RAS guanyl-releasing protein 4 isoform X5 has protein sequence MSQAPWVGACPAAGPPARAFGPVPVPARLYSDGKLVRGAQLVNMVLMMHNWIVPSHTFATKLLSIYKDCPIEKRHQKRPQICHFIRHWIAQFPLVFETDPLLEEVMGDLWALVTVEKDEHSQLHDTPYPNHPVSISQAPSPQVKKRKVSLLFDHMEANEMAEHLSYLEFKNFCSVSFLDYRSYVVNSSVRNNPALERSVLLCNGVSQWVQLMILNRHTPQQRAEVFTKFIHVAQKLRALQNFNTLMAVIGGLCHSSISRLKDTASLLSSDVTKTLSELTELLSSYSNYTNYRRVYSECSGFKVPILGVHLKDLISLNEALPDYLEGDKINLGKLQHLYSNISDLLAVHKSKPPFQANKDLLHLLTLSLDLYYTEDQIYELSYAKEPKNPKIQPVTPVKPPVVAEWGSGVAPRLDPDTISKHVKQMVDSIMKNYDLNMDGYISLEDFEKIAANFPFSFCTHDSDKEGEISREEITSYFMRGMSVCAKLGFNLHNLHNFHETTYKRPTFCDACGGFLWGVIKQGYHCKDCGVNCHKHCKDQVSMECTKRFQVSGGSCPCTPGPGSGLRAKGHSWSSEEETFVFPHGNGSEHSKGRSTPDSDAEGSILSDRSTQTDPGVWTPETANRKDHHPNKPHSPLAKSATLPARMRGSSAPSSFLQEKMEELQLNKDKRREPD, from the exons ATGAGCCAGGCACCCTGGGTCGGAGCCTGCCCTGCTGCCGGGCCTCCTGCCCGTGCTTTTGGGCCCGTTCCTGTGCCAGCCCGATTAT ACTCTGATGGGAAGCTGGTCAGAGGGGCACAGCTGGTCAACATGGTGCTAATGATGCACAACTGGATCGTTCCGTCCCACACCTTCGCCACGAAACTGCTGTCTAT CTACAAGGACTGTCCTATAGAGAAGAGGCACCAGAAGCGACCACAAATATGCCACTTCATCAG ACATTGGATCGCTCAGTTCCCCCTGGTGTTTGAGACGGACCCTTTGTtggaggaggtgatgggggaCCTGTGGgccctggtgactgtggagaagGATGAACACAGCCAGCTTCATGACACCCCCTACCC AAATCACCCAGTGAGCATCTCTCAGGCTCCATCGCCccaggtgaagaagaggaaggttTCACTGCTCTTTGACCACATGGAGGCTAATGAGATGGCGGAACATCTCAGCTACCTGGAGTTCAAGAACTTCTGCAGCGTTTCG TTCCTGGACTACCGCAGTTACGTGGTGAACAGTTCTGTCAGGAACAACCCGGCACTGGAACGTTCTGTCCTGCTGTGTAACGGAGTCTCCCAGTGGGTCCAGCTTATGATCCTTAACAGACATACTCCGCAGCAGAGAGCAGAGGTCTTCACAAAATTCATCCATGTAGCACAG aaacTGAGAGCCTTACAGAACTTTAACACCCTCATGGCAGTGATTGGGGGTCTATGTCACAGTTCCATCTCCAGACTCAAAGACACAGCCAGCCTGCTGTCCTCAGACGTCACAAAG ACGCTGAGTGAGCTGACGGAGTTACTCTCCTCCTACAGCAACTACACTAACTATCGCCGTGTGTACAGCGAGTGCAGCGGCTTTAAGGTGCCCATCCTGGGCGTGCACCTCAAGGACCTGATCTCGCTCAACGAGGCTCTGCCCGACTACCTGGAGGGTGACAAGATCAACCTGGGCAAGCTGCAACATCTCTACAGCAACATCAGCGACCTGCTGGCCGTCCACAAGAGCAAGCCGCCCTTCCAGGCCAACAAGGACCTGCTGCACCTGCTCACG CTCTCCCTGGACCTGTACTACACTGAAGATCAGATCTATGAGCTCTCCTATGCCAAGGAGCCCAAGAACCCCAAAATACAG cctgTAACTCCAGTGAAGCCCCCTGTGGTTGCAGAATGGGGATCAGGTGTGGCCCCTCGTCTTGATCCCGATACCATCTCCAAACACGTCAAACAGATGGTGGAC TCCATAATGAAGAACTACGATCTGAACATGGACGGCTACATCTCTCTGGAAGACTTTGAAAAGATAGCTGCAAACTTTCCCTTTTCATTTTGCACTCATGACAGCGACAA GGAAGGAGAGATCAGTAGAGAAGAGATCACCTCCTATTTCATGCGTGGGATGTCCGTGTGTGCTAAGCTTGGTTTCAATCTCCACAACCTGCACAACTTCCATGAAACCACGTACAAAAGACCCACCTTCTGTGACGCGTGTGGAGGCTTT cTGTGGGGAGTGATAAAGCAAGGGTACCACTGCAAAG actGTGGGGTGAATTGTCATAAGCACTGTAAAGACCAGGTGTCCATGGAGTGTACGAAGAGGTTCCAGGTGTCTGGAGGCTCCTGCCCCTGTACCCCAGGCCCAGGATCTGGTCTCAGGGCAAAGGGCCACAGCTGGA GTTCGGAGGAAGAGACGTTTGTGTTTCCTCATGGGAACGGGTCCGAGCACTCGAAGGGTCGCAGCACCCCAGACAGTGATGCAGAGGGGTCAATACTGTCAGACCGGTCCACGCAGACAGACCCAGGCGTGTGGACACCCGAGACGGCAAATCGGAAAGACCATCACCCAAACAAACCACATTCACCTCTGGCGAAG AGTGCCACCCTGCCGGCAAGAATGAGGGGTTCTTCTGCACCCAGCTCGTTCCTTcaggagaagatggaggagcTACAACTAAACAAAGACAAACGTAGAGAGCCAGACTGA